The genomic DNA TACAAGATTCAAATGGCGACTTCGATGACATGGTCACAGTCGTTGGATATTTTCCAAATATGGTCGAAGATGAAACGTATTTATTTAAAGGAAGCGTTGTCCAACATCCAAAGTATGGTAAACAGTTAAAAGCTGAAACTTTCCAGAAAGAAATTCCACAAACTAAAGATGCGGTAATTGCATATTTATCAAGCGACTTATTCAAAGGTATTGGTAAAAAAACAGCAGAACTGATTGTCGAAACAATCGGAGAAAATGCAATTAATGAAATATTGAAAGATAATCAAGTCATCGAAAAGGTTCCAAAACTTTCTAAAAAGAAGCAAGAACAAATTGTGCAGCAAATTATTACCAATCAAGAAAGTGAACAAGTGATGATACGTCTCAATGAATTAGGATTTGGATCAAAATTAGCGATGGATATTTATAAATTTTATCAACATGAAACGCTTAATGTACTAGATCAAAATCCTTATCAATTGGTTTACGATATCAAGGGAGTTGGTTTTCAAAAAGCGGATCAACTTGCACAGCAATTAGGCATTCATCCGAATCATCCTGATCGTCTAAAAGCCGGGCTATTATTTTTAGTTGAAGAAACTTGTATTAAACAAGGGCATACGTACTTACCACAAGAGGCGCTTATCAATGAGACCATACAACTTCTTTCTAAAAATGAGGGTGAAGACATTCGTTATGAAGCCATTGAAGACATCATGGTTCAATTGACTGAAGAAAAAAAGTTAATAGAAGTTGATCACATGATTGCCATACCAAGTCTATATTATTCTGAAATTAAAAGCACACAAAATTTATTCAGAGTTTATAGTCATAATGAAGCACTGACGCAATTTGAACGTTCAGATATTCAACTGCATATTGGTGAAATCGAAGAGATGAATGAAGTCCATTATGCTACCTCTCAAAAAGAAGCGTTAGAATGTGCAATCAATCATAAAGTTATGTTATTAACTGGTGGTCCGGGAACAGGGAAAACAACGGTTATTAAAGGTATCGTTCAACTTTACTCAGAGATTCATGGTGTGTCTCTTGATTATGATGATTACCATGATAACGACTATCCAATTGTTTTAGCAGCACCAACGGGACGTGCGTCGAAACGATTGCATGAATCAACAGGCTTAGAAGCCATGACGATACATCGTTTAATAGGTTGGAATCAAGAAACGAAGCCGGATGATATTTTGGATAATGAAATTAATGCCAAACTAATTATTATAGATGAGATGTCTATGGTGGATACGTGGTTATTCCATCAATTTATGGCTGCCGTGCCGTTAGATGCACAAATCATTTTCGTTGGGGATGAAGACCAGTTATCATCCGTTGGTCCGGGGCAGGTTTTTAAAGACCTTATCGATTCGAATGTGCTACCTAGAATTAATTTAACTGAAGTATACAGACAACAAGAGGGTTCAAGTATTATAGAACTTGCACACAAAATGAAACTAGGTGAGCCTGTTGATATTACCCAGCGTTTCCATGATCGTTCTTTTATACCCTGTAGTACCGAACAAATTCCTGACGTCGTTGAAAAGGTTGTAAATAATGCAGTACAAAAAGGTTATACGATGGCTGACATTCAAGTTTTAGCACCTATGTATAGAGGGAACGCTGGTATTAAAAGATTAAATCAGATTTTACAATCCATTCTTAATCCAGTTCAAGATAAGTCTAAGCGAGAAATTGTATTTGGTGATGTGATTTATCGTAAAGGCGATAAAGTATTACAACTCATCAACAGACCGAACGACAATGTTTTTAATGGTGACATTGGCATCATTGTCGGCATTTTTTGGGCGAAAGAAAATGCCCTTAACAAAGATGTCGTTGTCGTAGATTATGACGGTAATGAAATCACTTATATGAAATCAGATTTAACAGAACTTACACATGCTTATTGTACCTCTATTCATAAAGCGCAAGGCTCAGAATTTCCGATTGTTCTTATGCCCATCGTCAAACAATATTATCGAATGCTTCAAAAGCCGATTCTTTATACGGGATTGACACGGGCTAAACAATCTCTTGTATTTTTAGGTGATTCAGAAGCTTTCAATATGGGGCTAGCCACAGAAGGTAAGGCACGTTTAACACAATTACATTCATTTTTAACGCAATATTTTAATAATGACACTGAAGAATATAATCAAGACAATCAAGAGGACTTACCAATCGAATTGACCGAAGCAACCATGTTTAAAATCAATCCTATGATTAATATGGGTGAAGTCACACCATACGATTTTCTTGAAATTGACAAAGCTTAATTCTTTTTTATATAATCATATTAAGTTCACGTGCATAGCCGAGTAGGTGTTAATCGACTTTTAAAGAGACGTACTGTTGCTGGAAAAGTACGAGTCGATACATTGAACGCTACTATGTATCATTAATAATAAAAACAAAGAGTGATAGTATGGATACATGCTGTAACTAGGGTGGTACCGCGAACATTCGTCCCTTTCTGCGACGAATGTTTTTTTGTATTTATGAAATGAGGAGTTGTAAAGATGAAAAACTTAAAAGCAAGTGACATTAGACAAATGTATATTGATTTCTTTGTGGAAAAAGGGCATATGGTTGAACCATCAGCTCCCCTTGTACCCATTGATGACGATTCCCTGTTATGGATTAATTCAGGGGTAGCCACTTTGAAAAAATATTTTGATGGCCGTGAAATACCAAAAAAGCCACGTATCGTTAATGCACAAAAGTCTATTCGTACAAATGATATTGAAAATGTAGGTTTTACAGCCCGTCACCATACATTTTTTGAAATGCTTGGAAACTTTTCAATTGGGGATTACTTTAAAAAAGAAGCGATTGAGTTTGCTTGGGAGTTTTTAACGAGCCCGAAATGGATGGCAATGGAACCTGAAAAACTTTACGTGACAATTCATCCCGAAGATACGGAAGCATATGATTTATGGTCTAATCTTATAGGTTTATCGGAGGATCGTATTATCCGAATTGAAGGAAATTTCTGGGACATTGGGGAAGGACCATCTGGACCTAATACTGAAATATTTTATGACCGTGGAGAAGCTTATGGACAAGATGATCCAGCTGAAGAAATGTATCCTGGTGGAGAAAATGAGCGTTATCTAGAAGTATGGAATTTAGTGTTCAGTGAGTATAATCATAATAAAGATCATACTTATACACCACTACCAAGTAAAAATATTGATACCGGCATGGGATTAGAGCGTATGGCATCGATTTCCCAAAATGTACGCACAAACTATGAAACAGACTTATTTATTCCAATTATTGCAGAAGTCGAAGCTGTTTCAGGAAAAAAATATCTCGTTAATGCGCAACATGATGTTGCATTTAAAGTGATTGCAGACCATATTCGTACGATTGCTTTCGCTATTTCTGATGGCGCACTTCCAGCGAATGAAGGACGTGGTTATGTATTGCGTCGTTTATTACGTCGTGCGGTTCGATTTAGCCAGTCATTAGACATCAATAAACCTTTTATGTATCAACTCGTCGACATTGTGGCAGAAATTATGGAACCTTATTATCCAAATGTTAAAGAAAAGGCAGATTTTATTGCGCGTGTCATTAAATCTGAAGAAGAGCGTTTTCATGAAACGCTTGAAGAAGGTCTTTCTATACTTAATCAGTTCATTAGTACTGCGAAAGCATCAGATCGTATCATCAATGGTGAAGATGCTTTCAAATTATATGATACGTACGGTTTCCCAATCGAATTAACAGAGGAAATTGCCGTAAACGAAGGCTTGCAAATTGATATGGATGCATTTGAATCTCATATGGATGCCCAACGTGAACGTGCAAGAAAAGCGAGACAAAATAATCAGTCAATGCAAGTTCAAAGTGAAGTCTTAAAAGCAATTAAAACACCAAGTCAATTTTTAGGATACGAAACATTTGAAACAGACGCAGTGATTACTGATATTATTTTAGATGGGGCACGTGTAAGTTCTGCAGATGCCGGTGA from Staphylococcus schleiferi includes the following:
- a CDS encoding ATP-dependent RecD-like DNA helicase translates to MDNPTLFDQTYVKGTVEMILFQNNENYYTVLKVDVQDSNGDFDDMVTVVGYFPNMVEDETYLFKGSVVQHPKYGKQLKAETFQKEIPQTKDAVIAYLSSDLFKGIGKKTAELIVETIGENAINEILKDNQVIEKVPKLSKKKQEQIVQQIITNQESEQVMIRLNELGFGSKLAMDIYKFYQHETLNVLDQNPYQLVYDIKGVGFQKADQLAQQLGIHPNHPDRLKAGLLFLVEETCIKQGHTYLPQEALINETIQLLSKNEGEDIRYEAIEDIMVQLTEEKKLIEVDHMIAIPSLYYSEIKSTQNLFRVYSHNEALTQFERSDIQLHIGEIEEMNEVHYATSQKEALECAINHKVMLLTGGPGTGKTTVIKGIVQLYSEIHGVSLDYDDYHDNDYPIVLAAPTGRASKRLHESTGLEAMTIHRLIGWNQETKPDDILDNEINAKLIIIDEMSMVDTWLFHQFMAAVPLDAQIIFVGDEDQLSSVGPGQVFKDLIDSNVLPRINLTEVYRQQEGSSIIELAHKMKLGEPVDITQRFHDRSFIPCSTEQIPDVVEKVVNNAVQKGYTMADIQVLAPMYRGNAGIKRLNQILQSILNPVQDKSKREIVFGDVIYRKGDKVLQLINRPNDNVFNGDIGIIVGIFWAKENALNKDVVVVDYDGNEITYMKSDLTELTHAYCTSIHKAQGSEFPIVLMPIVKQYYRMLQKPILYTGLTRAKQSLVFLGDSEAFNMGLATEGKARLTQLHSFLTQYFNNDTEEYNQDNQEDLPIELTEATMFKINPMINMGEVTPYDFLEIDKA
- the alaS gene encoding alanine--tRNA ligase; amino-acid sequence: MKNLKASDIRQMYIDFFVEKGHMVEPSAPLVPIDDDSLLWINSGVATLKKYFDGREIPKKPRIVNAQKSIRTNDIENVGFTARHHTFFEMLGNFSIGDYFKKEAIEFAWEFLTSPKWMAMEPEKLYVTIHPEDTEAYDLWSNLIGLSEDRIIRIEGNFWDIGEGPSGPNTEIFYDRGEAYGQDDPAEEMYPGGENERYLEVWNLVFSEYNHNKDHTYTPLPSKNIDTGMGLERMASISQNVRTNYETDLFIPIIAEVEAVSGKKYLVNAQHDVAFKVIADHIRTIAFAISDGALPANEGRGYVLRRLLRRAVRFSQSLDINKPFMYQLVDIVAEIMEPYYPNVKEKADFIARVIKSEEERFHETLEEGLSILNQFISTAKASDRIINGEDAFKLYDTYGFPIELTEEIAVNEGLQIDMDAFESHMDAQRERARKARQNNQSMQVQSEVLKAIKTPSQFLGYETFETDAVITDIILDGARVSSADAGETIHFILNQTPFYAVSGGQVADKGVITNDHFEIAVTDVIKAPNGQHLHTGIVQFGEVQESANVTAKVNSQARKAIMKNHSATHLLHAALKTVLGEHVNQAGSLVDSERLRFDFSHIAPMTQEEIERVEQLVNEEIWNSINVDIQEMNIEDAKAKGAMALFGEKYGDVVRVVDMSPFSIELCGGTHVNNTSEIGLFKITSESGTGAGVRRIEAVTGQKAFLYLEQYLARFNEIKSLVKAKSDEQVSEKIEQLQHNEKELQRTIEEKNKALNQLKMGDIKSQVEQINEFPVLITEVEVDNAKAIRTTMDDFKSKLQDTIIILASDVGGKVSLIATVPKQYTDRVKAGDLIKHLAPEVGGKGGGRPDMAQGGGTQPEKITEALQFIKNYIKSL